The Pelodiscus sinensis isolate JC-2024 chromosome 4, ASM4963464v1, whole genome shotgun sequence genomic sequence GAAACTGATCAGCTTTTGCAAACCTGTTGCTTGCCTGATGCAAACAGCAGATAAAGAAGTTtatgggttgtttttttaagtcggTCTGTCATGGTTCAATCAATGGGTCCCGCTTTTGTCTCTCActcccccaaaagaaaaaaaaaggagtgaAATCAAACCTGGATGGACTGAAAAACCATGTATTACATTCAAAGAGGCGAAGGGACAGGAGCACAAAATGCAACGGGCACTCACGAAGAAAGCGCAGCCCGCGCAAACACAAAATTCAAGGGAACTGAAAGGGCCTTGTTTTTTGTCCGTGCTGTGGCTTGCTCTCTGATCGCCTTCTCAGAGATCAACGTAAATAGATGTCTGCCAATGTGTTCAGTCAGAAGGAAAGCTAAGCCGCTGAAAACTAGGTCCCTGCTTACTGGGGTTAAAAGACTAGTtctcatgggggaggggggccaaCCCATAAGCATGCAACTGGTGtccagcagggagcagagagaTTCGATCGGAAAAAGCAAACGTTCCTCCCTGTTTCACAGACCCGAGCGCAGGCTGCCCTCCTCGTCAGTTTCACAGTAATTACAGCTGGGAGACAGGCAGATGAGTCTCGGAAAAGAtcaagttttgttttgttcttctgCTCGCCCGGCCCGACCACAAAGTACGCAGCTGCTCGCGCACGCACCCTGCCCGCTCTCCGGCGGGCTGCGAGCTGCAAGGGAAgcgggggagctggtgggggggggagggggcgctgcacAGACTCAGCTCCAGGCCTCGTGCCGTTTGCAAAAGCTCAGTGCAAGccgagcgagggggggggggggcggattcgCATGACGTCACCGCCCATTGCATAATTCCAGCACTCACAAAGCAGcgcgcgccctcccccccccccgccttctaaTCACAACCAAGTTGCACATGCACGCGGGGGGAGGCGGGGCACTCTGCAAAACTTTCCTCCTCGCACCCGAGCGCGGCACTGAACGGGCTcgggctttgccccccccccccctcttcctcTCGAAAGTTTTCTCGGGCCTGGGGTGAGTCAGTGCGGATGTCAATCAtcgccctcctccgccccctcggCCGCCTGTCAATGGGCCGCGAGCTCCGCCCCGGCCGGCCTGGCCGCTCGCAAACTTTATAAATCGAGTTTAGGCGGCGCGGCGGGGGAAAGCGAGCTGGGGCCGGAGCCaggcgcggcggcggcggcggcggagcAGGGGGGGAAGGAGCCGGAGCGGGGCTGGAGGCTGTGCCTTACTCACCGCGCCGCGATCCCTTgcgccggctgctgctgctgcgctgccaccctcctgctccccctccccccgcgatcGCCCAGCATGTCCACGGCTCTGGTGTCTCCCACCATCTTCGACCTGAGCGAAGTGCTGTGCAAGGTACATGGGCTCGTGCGCGGGAGGGGctgcccggccccgctgccccagacctgcccctccAGCGTGGGCGACGGGGGCTGGGGTTGCGCTGCGAGTTGCGCTGGGGCGACACTTTGCTCGCCAGCCCTTCTGGCGCTCGCCGCGGGCAGGGCGCGTGGCCTCGGCGCTCGTACGGCCCTCGCTGCTTGAAATGAGTCTggtccccaccccgccccgccgggcTGATCGTGGCTGGGTTGTTCCCCCGCTCTCTTGCTAGCAGGGGCTAAGCCAGTCCCGGCGGACTTGCGCAAGGGCGTGACCGCCTCCTCGGGCTGGCTGGCTTTTGGAAACCGGCTTCTGCCGCTCTGCGAAAGCTGTGCAGAGGTACTCGGTCGTGTGGCCAAACTGCTGCGTTCCCTTCCCCACCGTCTCCTTCGCCCTCCTCCCAAAAACCTCCAGGCCGTTGCCTTTGATGTGTGTTGAATAGTTTCAAGCCTCCACTGCCAGGAACCCGAGTAGCTGTGTTCAACTGGTGAAGCACGTTTCTCGTCTCCCTGGGCTTTGGAACTGAGACTTTTAAACGCACTAGAAACGCAGATTTTCCTCTTTCGCGTGCTTATGCGTGTGTCAAGGCAACCCCTGGCTTTGGAGAGCTGTGTTACGGGGGGGAGTTGATAGAAGGAACTCTGGGAAGCTTTTTCTTGAGGTTTTTGCGCGGCCACTTTTAATGGCTTAAGTTTTAGGCTGCTGCTGTAACGTGCCTGCTTCTTGTTTGctatgatttttttcccaagCTAGCTCTGCTTCTACAGTTGCACATTTACTTTAGGGCAAAAGGATCTGGGTGAGGCGGTTACTGTAATAACCTTTGCAGGCTAGTGTGCTGCACTCTTGCAGttttacttttctttctttcctcctcttcaGATCAGCTTTGTCCCCCGTGCTCCTCTGCAGCCCCATGGATTTATCCTTTGTGTAGCGAAATTCTTTCTAAACATTTCTTAGTTTATAAGAGCTGAtttaaagagggagaaaagtacTTTTTCCTCCTACTCCTGAGATTTTTTCCCCATGGTTTGAAATGATCGGCATAGAATGTTTACAAATAGAAATTCTTGTCTGACTCAGTTTTTGTATGTTTACTTAAGAGTTGACAATGAAGCTTTACTATTAAAACAGGGGTAGGAGTTGTCATTCAATATGTGAGAGCAAGGGCTATgcctcccctttttaaaaataactgttaaaTCTGCTTTTCACACAGTAAGTGCGACTGTAGCAAACCCCTATAATTTCTCTCCCCAAAAGAGGagttttaatatttaaaactTGAGTCTGCAGCTGAAGTAACTGGTTCCTGATCCCTGCCAGACTTTCCTTGCAGCCCAAAGGCTAATTGCAAAGGAATCCTCTTGTGGTTAAGAGTGAAGACTGGCCTGGATCAGATGAAATGCCATTGCTGTGCTGGAGGACCAAGAAATGAGATTAATTTAAATCAGTAATTAGTACACTTTCAAAAAAGTCTTATGCATTTACCAATTTGTGTCTCATACATAGGGTTGTCCAAGATAATGTTTCTGCACTCTTCTGTAGTGCAGAAAAATCTACAATTCTAAAAGCTTTCTACAATAACCTCCAAACTTAGAGAGGTCTATGGACAGGGAGGAGTAACTTGAAAAAGAGATGACAAGAAATACTGGTTCTTGGGCCTGAAAGGGGTCCTGAACCTGGTGGAGATGTGGTTGTGGGTTTGGCTGTGAAGTGGAGTGGGCAGTTACTTCGCCCTAGGGGAGGATTGTATACATTTTGTAGAAGAATAGTGGGTTTGGCTCTTGCAGACACAGCACTAGGTATGGGTAGGTGGGGCACCCAAGTTCTTGCCTAAGGCTGGGAAGGTTATATGTATTGCAGGGTCATTGTGGGTAGGTGGGGCACCTGTGGTCCTTACATGGCACCCACTGCCCCAGGCAACAGGCTGATTAGCTGTTCTAGGAAGTGGGCTATTTGAAGCAGGGCTATTTTGCAGAGAGAGTGGGGCTAGCTTTGAGATCCGAATGGATGTGGTCAGTTTAACTGGGATTGagctgcaggggagagctggagCAGACTGGGTGACTGTTTCTTGCTTTCTCTTCACAGAGTAACAAGATGTTGAACTACAGCCCTTCAGGTGTTGGAGGGTGTCTGTTGGATAGGAAGGCAGTGGGCACCCCAGCTGGcgggggtttccccaggaggcaCTCGGTCACCTTGCCCAACTCCAAGTTTCACCAGAACCAGCTCCTAAGCAGCCTCAAGGGGGAGCCGGCCCCTGTGCTGGGTCCTAGGGAAAGCCGTTTTCGGGACCGCTCCTTCTCCGAAGGTGGCGAGCGCCTGCTTCAGCAGAAGCAGCCCGGGGGACAAATCAACTCGAGCCGCTACAAGACAGAGCTGTGCCGCCCCTTCGAGGAGAACGGTGCCTGCAAATATGGTGACAAGTGCCAGTTTGCCCACGGCATCCATGAGCTGCGGAGCCTAACCCGCCATCCTAAGTACAAGACAGAGCTGTGTCGCACTTTCCACACCATTGGCTTCTGCCCTTATGGGCCCCGCTGTCACTTCATCCACAATGCCGAGGAGCGCCGTGCTGTGGCCGGGGGCCGGGACCCCACCATTGCTGACAGACCCCGCCTCCAACACAGTTTCAGCTTTGCTGGCTTCCCCAGCGCTGCTGCCAGTGGGCTGCTGGACAGCCCCACCTCAGTCACCCCACCACCCATCCTGAGTGCTGATGACCTTCTGGGCTCTCCCACCTTGCCAGATTGTACCAACAACCCCTTCACCTTCTCCAGCCAGGAGCTGGCCAATCTCTTTGCCCCTAGCTTAGGGGTGCAGGTGTCCAGTGGTGGTTCACCCACTGCTTTCCTCTTCAGGCCTATGTCTGAGTCCCCCAATATGTTTGACTCGCCCCCAAGTCCTCAGGACTCCCTCTCTGATCAGGAAGGCTATCtgagcagctccagcagcagccacagtggCTCAGATTCACCCATCCTGGATAATTCAAGACGTCTTCCCATCTTCAGCAGACTCTCCATCTCTGATGACTAAACTGGGTTTTCCTTTTGCCCTCTTCCCACCTCTATTACAATGCTAAGCTGAAATACCCCCATCCCCCTTAATGCCCCCCAATTATCAGGGTTAGGTGTTAACATAAAGGTTGTCCACTTGCCTGTAGCTGACTCACTGGCTTAAACCTTAAGTGCCAAATTACAATAAAAAGCAATAACCGTTTACAAAATTAGTGCCTTTGAACATTTTCACTGTGACTGTATTACCTCTCTGGCTGCAGAGGGCACCAGCAGCCTCCTTTAAAGCTCTGTGCACTTCCAGATGTGCGGGAAATATCCAGAACCAAGTGCTCCCTCCACTGGCCACAATAATGCATTGTTTCTACTTCCCTACCTTCCCATTGGCCAGTCTCTGCTAGACCTATGGCATGTGGACAGCTGTTAACATCCAATCCTTTTCCCCTTTAAAGACTAATCTTGCCTGGATCTGCTCAGGTCTGCAGGAAGAAAAGCTGAGAATGGACAAAGATTGTAACATGAGTGGGACTTGTGATTGGGGGGGAAAAAGCCAGATGGACTATGAAAGACTTGATTTTGGTGCTAAAAGTTCCCCATGTATATGTGTGACATCtttacaaacaaataaaaatagagGGGGTGGGCTAATGGAATTCATTCCACACACGCAAGTTCCGTGTATTCCAAGTTCCAGTAGACATAGCTTTAATGGTTTTGCTCTAGAGTACATTAGATCTATCTTAGAGCACTCACGCcaagctttttattattttttctgggTTTTTAATTTTGTATAACTTTTCAGAAATTGGAGAGCAAATTTTGCTTGTCACTGCACAACAATATAAAAAAGCTTATTTAACTTATCAAAACGTATTTATTGCCGAAACCTATGCTTTTTGTTAATTTTGTTCATATTTATCGGGATGATGAATCCATAGAATATATTCTTTTATGTTTAAATTATGATCTTCCATATTAATCTTAAGATTGTGAAGTGtcttttcctttcccccccccccacagtttaATATATTATACTACAATGACATTTTTGTAACGTTACACtttggttattttattttaaaaaaatgaaaaattaatttaaaaaaatgcaaaaagtgTGTTTGGATTATTTATTTTAGAATGTCCCCCTTTTTTGTGTTGGACTGCAAATTGAGTTAATGTACTTCTTtgcctttcctcttcctccttctcctccccccccaaggtCATACACACCTGGGCTTTAGAATGTATGTGTATAAGTTCTGTTGTAAGACAGTATGGAAAGAAGACATTTTACTTCCTCTTTTTTGATAGCTTCTTAAGAGAGACAAAAGCCTTTGGCTTAAAGTGCCTATTTGAAGACATTCCAAATGCAGTTTGTCTTTGCCTTTTTTGTATTCCAAGTTTGGAGTTTTCCTTGTTTAGGTGAACGGGACTGGCACAAAGAAAACAATGAATGTAATTTTTCCCCTGTTACTGTTCACTACATTGCTTTTTTTCCTCtgtaagtttatttaaaaaaaactcttttgtaaCGACTGTTTGCAGTTTAAATCAATAAACCCCAAGTTTTTCAAGAAACTGAcagtgaaattgttttttcttgcaAAAATGAGATGCTGTTTTTAAAGATATTCTGCATTTGAGTGACTGCTTCCTCCCAACCCATAGTCTGCACAGAGAACTTTGATACTCTACCTCTGTTCAGAGATGAGAATACGCTGCTCCATATAAACAAGCAAACCGGTGCGTGGTTTCTGCTAAGACTACACATGCAGTGGCTTATTCAACCAGGTTTGCTTGATTTTTGTCAAGTTTACATTGGGATCTTCCTCTTGTCTTAACTTTCAGAGTCACTCAGGCTTTTCCCACAAATTTTCTCTTCTGATATTTGTATCTGAATCTCCTGGACTGGCTTTCACTCCTGCCAGGGATAGACCTTTCTTGCACTAGCAGAGTATGAGCGGTGTTTTCAACTAGGCTCTCGTGTGCTTAACTTTCTGATTAAATTATTCTAATTACTTAGAGATTTCAGGGTTTGTACATTTGTAACTTCTAGCTTCTCTTTTAGAGGAACTATGTGTTTAACAAAGGGAAAGAACACCAACTAATAGCAGTTGAATATACTCATGAATATACCACCCCGCAACATAGACAAACCCTCACCTACTCCTTCAAAGGCAAAATTTTGCAGGCGCTTCCAGGGACTGCTGAAAGCATGTCATCTTGGGATACTTGCCTCTGTAGTGATGCTCACAGTGTAACTCTTGAACTCAATCTTGCTTATGGCTCCTGTGCCCATCTGAAAATCTTTTGGCATCTTTCCAAATTGTTGTGAGTGGGGAAACGTGAATCCCACAACCATCAACACTCTGTCTTGTCCCACCTTAAAACCGTTCAGAAGATAACCTTGCCAGACTTACTGTAGGAGAAAGTTTCCTCCAACAGAAAACCTGCAGAACATACTAGATTGGATGCTTAACTTTCACTTTTGATATTAGAGGCCCTTTGGACTTAGTATTCATTTCTACAGTGCAGTTTGTCAAACAGGGCTAATTGAGTAGATCAATGTGGAATGGGAGGTGGCTGCTCAGAGAGGTTACATTGGATCATATAAAAGCCATGTGGAATTTTATCCAGCAGAACTTCACATAACTCAAAGCAGTacatgctgccattcccccaccagGGAGGAGTTCCAGGCCCAACCACTTTGTTACTAATGTTTGACAAAAGTCCTTCAAAAGGCTTGAAAGATTGCAGCAATCTTCTGTCTATATTTGCACATTCTCAGTTACTCAAAACTACTCAGGCTTGAAAGAATATGGTTTTGTGCATAAGGTGCTTTGCAGATAGTTGCTTATGTCTCCTGAATGTTAAATGgcgttttggttaaaaaaaaatgctttgaggGATAAAAGATTCTTTGGCATATTCCAGAGTGTGAGCATGGAGCTGAAAACTGCTCACCATTCCATAGTCCATCAGTTAACAGGGCAAAGCACATATGTTTGAAGGAAGTGGTTGTGATGCTGGTCTGTTGCTCTCGGAGGAACAATGAGGAAGCTATGCAAAAAGCAGGCCTTTGCACATGGTACTTGTGTGGTTCCCCTTGCTGTGCAGTGCCCTCATGTGCCAGCCTTTGAGGAAAGGCCACCATTTGTTTTTGGATGGTTCTTCCCCAATGGCATGTGCCttggccaatttttttttttttattggtgtGTTGCAATAGTAAAACTAAACTTGAATCCTGGATGGAGCAGGAGGTTAGGGGAACACTATAAACTCTAAGAACAGGTGACCGCACATTTATTTTGTATTGTCTCTCTAATATTGGGAGTGTCCTAGTCTCTCTGACACCAGTTACTTTGGTTTAGGCCTGGCTACAGCATGTCAACTACGGTAACAATTTTACTACCTTCCTGGCAATGGATAAAGCTCTGACATCTAAAACAGTTAATCATGGAAGGCTGGTGATGTCATTTGGTGTTAGGAGGATTAAATTGAGTCACCAGGAGGCTTCATTGCTTCTTTTCTGAGGAGTGCCAGAGGATAGTCTTGGGCAATTGCTCATCTGATCTATGGGACCTTGTCCTATATTCCCTTTTGTTGCCTCTCTTCAGTTAGTATATAGGGTAGTTAACGTGGATAGTGGGGCGTGTATGGGCATTCGTGTCTTCAATATGCTAATACCCCACTCAATCTCTTCTGACTTGTTCGGTGTCTTAACATGCAGAGTGAAGCGTGGACGAGAGCCAGGTGCCTGAGACTCTACAGATAGGATGAAGAATGCTTACAGGTTGAGAGGAAACAAACTAGATGGCAGAATTTACCTCAGTAACCCAGATGGATGGGTCTTGCCTGCTATTCACTTCAAACATTACCCCCTCCCTTTGGGCTCTGGATGGTTCTGCAGTTGCTAACTGAAGTTCAggtagaatagtggtagaaatgtagccattcAGGTAGTTATCCTTCCAAAAACTGCTGCTTGGCCTCTGTGCTTGACAAGAAGATTGCATCCATTTTTCAGCCACAGGCCTCTCTTGTTGTCTACCTGTCACTTTGATAATGTCTCTAATGCTCTTGACCTTCAAACCATCCAGAAATTGCACTGAGTTGAGAATAAAGCAGCCTGCTTCTTGAACACTGACTCTCACATCCAGCACAGCTCTCGAGATTATCTGCACTGGCTACCTGGGGTCTAGGAACAGATTTTGATCAGCAAAGTTCTATATGGTTTAGGCTCCACCTGTTTGAGTGCTTTCCCTCCCTCTTTTCCatttccctaccccccccccccccccccccccaagaatgtATGGTAGTTCTAGTCCCTGAGGAACTGTAGCTTGTTGCTTGTAGTTACTTGGAATAAACAAAATGGAGCTCTGACTTGCTTTCCTCAACCCATTTTTTCACATGTTGGCCTGACGCCAACTCCAACCTCTCTGGTAACTCACCTATTTACCCAATCATCTGTGGGCATAGAGCATGCAGAGAGAGATGGGCTCTTTATGGAGGTGGAAGACCAGTGTTGTTGCTGTCAGTTTTTGATGTGCTAAAACCCAGCACACCAAAATAGTCTCCAGCTGTGACTTAAGAACTGTGGAAGTGAAACAGGAACATTGTTACAAGAGCCTGGATTGTTTATCTGTACAGTGCCTACCCCAAGGGGACTCTGGTTTATGAAAAGGGCTCTTGGCCACCACCACAATATCAACAGAAAATGTACAGAGCTGCCCAGGCAAGGCTGTCTTACAAAGCAGAAGGAGCATGTGCAAATGGACATGTAGGAGGTCGCTGCTACACGATGTGAGTGGGTAGAACAAAGCCATATAACACTTTATAAACACAGGATGGAGCAGGGAttgtgttttttgtgtgtgtgttcacatagTGCTACCAGTGGGTAGGTGTTACAAGCAGCAATGAACTGGCTCTCCAGAAGTGACTTAGCAACTAGTCAAGCGTTGTGAAGAGGACCTGGGGTGGAAAGAGTACCAAAAGCATTTGAGTCAGAGCCTGGAGTGTAGGGGCTTGGGGAAGCTATAGAGGAGCTGCAACAGTGAGAGAAAATAGGCTTTTCAGCAGTGAGGTAAAAGAGTAGTGTTGCAGAGGGGTGGCTGGACAGACAGATGTTTGAGGAGCTGGCGTTCCGGGCAGAAGATGATGAGGTTACAAACTATGGAGGCCATTGGAAGGTCTGAGTTGAGATGAAGTTGTGCTTGGGGAAGCTCCTTGTACTCACAGAGGCATGTCTGTTTTTGGGGTGCCAAACTTGTTCAAGACACTAAATCAGGGGCAAGTCAGAGATGTTGCAAAATGGTCTGAGAACTAACAGCAGTAGCTCTGGTTAGAAGCAGAGAAAAGATGAATGAAATAAAGTAGATAAAGACTAGCTGAGGGCCAAGAATGGAGTTTTATTGGGACACCACAGAACAGAGATCTGGGGCCAAAGGAGGAGTCCATACTGAAAACAGTTTGAGAGGAAGAGAAATGTAGGAATCCTTGCATAGGCTGGGGGGGTCTAGTCTAGGAGAAAGGAATTCTCCATGATGCAAAGGCTGCACGGGTAATGAGGAATTCAGACAGCTCCTGTCTTTCCTCAAGAAATGGGAATTCAAGGTAGACACCTTAGTAACATGAGCATCCTGAGGCTGCCAGCAGAGATTTGGGACTAGTGTTCCATGAAATCATGGAATTACACTTTGAAAAGGGCCAGTTTAATCCAGATCATTAGAAAATGATACTGTTCAGTAGTGTAAACTGTTCTTTGTGCTGAGACTGTCTGCTTTTTGCAAAGCCTATACTTTTTTTCCCTAGAAAActtccaatttaaaaaaagggttgtttttaaaaaaaaaaacccaccctaaaTCAATACCTGCTGTGCTAGGACTAAACCCCTCAGGCAGCATTGCAGCTAATTTATAATCTCCCCTTCAAAAATGAAGGGGGGTTCTACTGGAAACACACATGTTAAGCATAGGCGAGGGCATTGAGGAACACAATTCTACAGTAAACCAGGGAGGAAATGGGAATGTGTGTCCGTGGCTTCCAAGTTTCACAGTGTTTTATTCCCTCATGGGTAGACCTACACTCCTGTTTGCTAGCACAATGTTCTGGGCTAGGTGGAGCTACTTATACTTGTTTAGAATTCCAGGTCTGAATTTTCCAAAGAATTTTAAATTTGTTAGCattccctcagcctcctcttggTGATTTTAATCAACACTGTGCTGCTTTCTGGGGTTACAAAGGGTGAGCTTGAAGCCTTCATTCCTTCTGCAAATTAATCTTTTCATGGTTTTATTTTTATGTCCCCCTCCACCCACCGCCCACCACTACCACTTGCTCAACACATGGAAGTGAAACTTTGCCATTTAACGTTCTCCAGGGTTTATAACTGGTCTGGGTAGCATGTGGCTGCCAGCTACACAACTGCCCCTCCTAGTTTTTAGATGGATGTTGGTATGTTGCAAAAACAAGAATGGGAACCAGGGGAAACAAATTTATAGCTTTCTATTTCTAAAGCTTACTGTCCCTCTCTGGTGGCATCAGGGGCACAAATGCTTTGAGATGGGAATGCCCACAGTGCTAATGCTGGGCTTTCAATAGCCCACCCTCCTAGGTGTGAGAGTGTCATGCAGAAATTTAGCCCTGTCTTTTGCCATATCTCTGGAGTTTTATCTCCTgtatggaaaaggagggggataCAAGTGGGCAGCAATAACATAGATGGAAACACTGTACTGCCTTGGCAGAAGCAATACTTAACACTTCTCTAGGGTTCCTTTCACAGGTGGGTCTGGAAATACTTCACTAAGATGCTGAGCATTTCCTAAGATAGGCAAATATCACTCTACCTGTTTTAATTGAGGGGgaagtgaggctatgtctacatagcaacgttattccggaataactgatgttattccaaaataacatagtccatgtctacactacaagtagggttgccaggtgtccagtattgtacGGGACAGTCTGGTCGTCAGGAGCCTGCACGGGAGAGCAGCAAGtacccaggtcagtcccgctccctgtcGGCCGATTtgctcaccgcccccccttcccggctggccagttctcccccacttcccctcctgatcttccctggccagcccccccacAAGCCCGCCCCCCACGGTTGTGCTTCCCgccggcccgttcctcttcctgatctcccccagccagcgccgctgcaccccacccgccagctctgcttcccgctcccccttcctcctggcctccCTTTCCTTCCGGCCAGCACcactgcaccctcctcccccgccagctgtgcttcctACCCACCTTTCCTCCCGACCACCCTTGCGGCCCCCGAtcctccccagctgtgcttcccgccccctcccgaCCGATCCCTCCTTCCCCGATCTCCCGCGGCCAGCCCCGTTTCCCCCCATATTAGCTGTTTCTAGGGGGCccccctgctcccttcctggctggtCCTTCCgccacacctctcccccccccccccccccccgtgaagtgtgtccagtttttttgttttttttttaaatgactacttGGAAACCCCTAGTAGGTCCCTGGAGTCTGTctgtctttccccccccccccctttttttccttcaataaAATTTTTtcccatgttttttttttttgggggggggggggggtagtgttcagtatttttgtttcagccatccggcaaccctaactacaagcagttattttgacatattgtcaaaataatgtcgagctggaggacttctcagacttcctgctgtgtagacagcttatttcagcttttggcactatttcaacttcagttacacaactgacgtagctcaagttgcgtagcctATTTCGGCTttcgccctgctgtgtagatgtgccctgaattACAG encodes the following:
- the ZFP36L1 gene encoding mRNA decay activator protein ZFP36L1 → MSTALVSPTIFDLSEVLCKSNKMLNYSPSGVGGCLLDRKAVGTPAGGGFPRRHSVTLPNSKFHQNQLLSSLKGEPAPVLGPRESRFRDRSFSEGGERLLQQKQPGGQINSSRYKTELCRPFEENGACKYGDKCQFAHGIHELRSLTRHPKYKTELCRTFHTIGFCPYGPRCHFIHNAEERRAVAGGRDPTIADRPRLQHSFSFAGFPSAAASGLLDSPTSVTPPPILSADDLLGSPTLPDCTNNPFTFSSQELANLFAPSLGVQVSSGGSPTAFLFRPMSESPNMFDSPPSPQDSLSDQEGYLSSSSSSHSGSDSPILDNSRRLPIFSRLSISDD